ACAGGCAATGATGCCAACTATAAAATGAATCCTCCGCTCCGGAGCAAGGCAGACCAGGAGGCATTGATTCAAGGGCTGCTGGACGGGACGATCGATTTTATCGCCACTGACCACGCCCCGCATACGATCGAGGAGAAAGCAGAAGGAATTCAACTTGCTCCTTTTGGGATTGTCGGACTGGAAACAGCATTTCCTCTCCTGTATACACATATGGTCAAAACAAATGTCATTACCTTAGAACAGTTGATAGAATTTTTTACTGTCAAACCCGCGAAAGCATTCGGATTGCCTTATGGTGAGCTGAAGGCTGGGGCACCAGCGGATATTGTATTGATAGACCTTGATGAAGAAAAAGAAATCAATCCAGAAGAATTTTTATCAAAAGGAAAGAATACACCATTCGCAGGCTGGAGATGCAAGGGATGGCCTGTAATGACGATTGCTGAAGGAAAAATAGTCTGGGAAAAGGGAGTTGTGACCGCATGAAAAAGCAGTTGATTTTGGAAGATGGCACGGTATTTGTTGGAGAAGGCTTTGGCAGTGAAACAGCGACGGCAGGAGAAGTGGTATTCAATACAGGAATGACTGGCTACCAGGAAATTTTGTCAGATCCATCATACTGCGGACAAATTGTGACATTGACATACCCGCTAATCGGTAACTACGGCATCAATCGAGATGATTTTGAATCAATCAACCCTGCAGTCCAGGGTCTCGTCGTAAGGGAGAATGCTGACTTTCCATCCAATTGGCGCTCTGAACTTCCTTTGGATGCTTACCTAAAAATGAAAAACATACCTGGCATAGCCGGGATCGATACTAGAAAGTTGACGAAGATCATTCGCCAGCACGGGACATTGAAAGGATCCATCTGCGGGATGGATGCAAATCCCGATGAAGTCATTGCCACATTAAAGAGCAGACTCCTGCCAAGTGATCAGGTAAAGCAAGTATCCACGAAAACAGCTTACCCAAGTCCTGGCCGCGGCCACAGGGTGGTCCTGGTTGACTTCGGACTAAAGCACGGAATTTTGCGAGAGTTGAATGATCGCAATTGTGATGTGGTTGTTGTCCCGTATAATACGACTGCTGACGAGATCCTAAGTCTTAGCCCGGATGGCATCATGCTGTCAAATGGACCTGGGGACCCGAAAGATGTGCCAGAAGCAATACAAATGATCAAGAGCTTGCTGGGTAAGGTTCCAATGTTCGGAATTTGTCTTGGACATCAGTTATTTGCCCTAGCCTGCGGAGCAGATACAGAGAAAATGAAATTCGGTCATCGCGGTTCGAACCATCCAGTAAAGGATTTACAAACAGGAAAAGTAGCACTGACGTCTCAAAACCATGGATATACCGTTACGGAAGACTCTGTCACAGGAACAGAGCTTGAGGTTACACATATAGCATTGAATGACGGGACGATCGAGGGGCTGGCCCATAAGACGGCGGCAGCATTCACAGTCCAATATCATCCAGAAGCGTCTCCAGGACCGGAGGATGCGAACGGATTATTCAACCAATTCATCGAGCTAGTTGAAGCAGAAAAAAAGGAGGCTGTCACAAATGCCAAAGCGTAAAGATGTTAATAGTATATTAGTTATAGGATCTGGCCCTATCATTATAGGCCAGGCGGCAGAATTCGATTATGCAGGAACGCAGGCATGCATCGCATTGCGTGAAGAAGGTTATAAGGTAATACTCGTCAACTCGAATCCCGCTACAATCATGACGGACACGGAAATTGCAGATGTTGTATACATAGAGCCTCTTACTCTTGAATTTGTGGCGAGGATCATTCGCAAAGAGCGCCCGGATGCCATTCTGCCGACACTTGGAGGTCAAACAGGATTAAACCTGGCTGTGGAACTAGCGAAGGCAGGAGTGTTGGAAGAATGCAATGTGGAAATTCTCGGGACGAAACTTGATGCGATCAACCAGGCAGAAGACAGGGAACTTTTCAGAAGCCTGATGAATGAGCTCGGACAGCCCGTCCCTGACAGCGACATCATCCACAACCTTGATGAAGCCTACACCTTTGTGGAGAGAGTCGGATATCCAGTGATTGTCCGCCCTGCTTTTACGATGGGAGGAACTGGCGGAGGCATTTGCAGCAATGAAAAAGAATTGATTGAAATTGTGACTAGCGGCATAAAAAACAGCCCTGTAGGACAATGTTTGCTTGAAAAAAGCATTGCCGGTTTCAAGGAAATCGAATATGAAGTCATGCGTGACAGCAATGACAATGCCATTGTTGTCTGCAATATGGAAAACTTCGATCCAGTCGGTGTCCATACAGGGGATTCC
This portion of the Mesobacillus sp. S13 genome encodes:
- a CDS encoding carbamoyl phosphate synthase small subunit, producing the protein MKKQLILEDGTVFVGEGFGSETATAGEVVFNTGMTGYQEILSDPSYCGQIVTLTYPLIGNYGINRDDFESINPAVQGLVVRENADFPSNWRSELPLDAYLKMKNIPGIAGIDTRKLTKIIRQHGTLKGSICGMDANPDEVIATLKSRLLPSDQVKQVSTKTAYPSPGRGHRVVLVDFGLKHGILRELNDRNCDVVVVPYNTTADEILSLSPDGIMLSNGPGDPKDVPEAIQMIKSLLGKVPMFGICLGHQLFALACGADTEKMKFGHRGSNHPVKDLQTGKVALTSQNHGYTVTEDSVTGTELEVTHIALNDGTIEGLAHKTAAAFTVQYHPEASPGPEDANGLFNQFIELVEAEKKEAVTNAKA